The stretch of DNA TTATTACTCAGTTGCTATCGGTCTCGAAGATGCTGATGGTAAAGCGGTTATGGCACAAACAGCAATAGACGGAAAAGTCAGTGGCATAGAAAAATTCCAAGGTAAATCTTATCTGATCTTAGAAGACGGTCGTCAGGTCGCCTTAGCAGACGTTAACTTTATTACTGATCAAATTAAGAAAAAAGATGAAGCAGCAGATCCAACAACTTAACTAAAGCAATTTTAAAAAATAAAAAATTCTTAATACGGGTTGAGACCCCGTTTACAAGGAGGCAAAAATGAGTTTAACAGCCAGTATGTGGACTAGCGTATCAGGTCTTATTAACCACGGTGAAAAAATGAACGTTATTGGTAACAATATCGCAAACATCAACACTGTTGGTTTTAAAGGTCAACGCATGGATTTTATGGATTTCGTTTATCAAGAAACAGGTAGTGCTTCCGGTTTTTCACAAATCGGGCGTGGCGTTTCGATTGGTGCAATTTACGGAGACTTTGGTCAAGGAGCGTTAGAAACTTCTACTGAAGTTACTGACCTTGCTATTTCTGGTAAGGGTTACTTTAGTGTTGTTCCAAAAGGAACAGAAAACGCTTATTATACCCGTGCCGGTAACTTTAGATTTGATAAAGACGGCTACCTTACAGACCCCCATGGTTATGTATTGCAAGGTTGGGAAGTTCCAAGAGACCAAGCTATTGCTGGCTCGAACTCTAGTTCTGCCCTTAGAGGTGCGGGAGCTGTTAAAGATATTCGTTTAGATGATTTTTCTGTTTCCCCACGGCATACAAATAATATTACTTTTAACGTTCAGCTAAATAATGATGGAAAAAGCAACTCAGTCAGCATGGGAGAATTACCTGCCCCTGTTACAGACCCGGGTGCTGTACTTACATCTAATGCGGCAAATAATGCTTTTGATAAAATAACTTTTAATGGCAAAGTTTATAATTTGATAGAGCCAGTGGATAATCATGCTACCAGTGGAAGCTTTATTTACAACGGTAACATTCTCAATGTTTCCTTTGCTGCTACTGCTTTTCCTGGTGCTGGCAATACAGCGACAGCACCTCAAGCAATGACTGCTTCATTCCCTCCTGTTACACGTAATATTTCAGCGACCTTTGTTGGAACTAATATAGGAACTGCTGCCGGAGCTTATACTAAGGTTACAATAGATGGAAAGGAACACGATCTTGTTGATGCAAATGGCGTAACCCTACCATCCCCAGGAATTAATAGTTCCAACCCTGGTCCTTTTTTTATCTTAAAAGATAATACCCTTGTTAAGATTTCTCTTCCTCCACTTACTAACATTGACCCAACAGATCCATCAATAAGCAGTACAGTAAGTGCTGTAAGTTCTATTGAAACTCCTAATTCCACCCCATTCTTTGCTCTATTTAATAAATGGGACGCAAATAAAACTCCAACTCTTGCCGGAACAGCTTATGAATACTCCACAAACTTAAAAATTTACGACGAAGGTGGTGCCGCCCACGTTGTTACTGTATATTTTGATAGAGTAATGAATCAAGAAGTAAACGGAGGCGACCCAAGTGCTATCCTTTGGGAATATATAGTGACTATGGACCCAGCGGACGACAAGCGTAGCTTTAATGGTGGTGTAGCCGGAGCTCCATTTGACTCAGTATCCGGCAATAAAAATGCAGGTTTATTAATGACTGGAACAATGAGCTTTGACTCTAAAGGTCAATTAAAAGACTCTACTGCTTTTGCTCCGGACGGTGGCATGACTGTAGCAGGCATGACAGATTTAGAAAACTGGAAACCAGCGGTATTATCTGATACGGGTTTACCTTTATTTGCCGCTAACTTTAGCGGACGCGAAGGTCAAAGCTTCGTTAACCCAACTGACGCTCCTTCTTTAGAATTTGCTACTGCGATAAACTTTGGTATCCGTAATACTTCTGGTACGTGGAACTTGCCAAACGGTGTAACTAGTGCCGCCCATATTGGTATTGATGCTACTAAACTACCAAGTATGGATAACAGCTTAAGCCCATTAGAAAGAAGTTCAGCACCTAGTACCAGTTATGGTTCTCCGAGTGCGACTATTTTACAAAAACAAGACGGTTATTCTTACGGATTTTTAAGTAACGTTAGTGTTTCTGCTGAGGGTGTTATTAGCGGACGTTATTCAAACGGAGTTATTAAAGAGCTATATCAAATTACTCTTTTTGACTTCGTTAGCCAACACGAACTGCGTAGAGAAGGCGGAAACCTCTTTACTCAAACTCGTGAATCAGGTGAATCTAACCCGGGTATTGCCAATAACAACGGTATGGGTGCAGTAAAGTCAAACTCATTAGAACAGTCAAACGTTGACTTGTCTCGTGAATTTACTCAGATGATTACCACTCAACGTGGATTCCAAGCAAACAGCAAAGGAATTACCACTGTTGATACCATGCTCGAAACCGTAATCGGTATGAAGCGTTAATAAATCAATTCACATACTGAAAAACTCATTATCTCAAAAAACACCGACTAACCCTCGGTGTTTTTTTGTTTTTTGCGTGCTTTTATCATTGTTTTAGTCCATATTTCACTAAACTTTGGAAAAACATAAGTAATAAAAAAATATTAAACAAACAAAACAAAAAAAGAAATTTTTAAATCTTTGACATTAAATAAAATACACCATACACAATACCCACACAAGCGATTTAGCCAAACTTAACCCTTAACCTAACTCTAAATAAAAGTAAAAAACATGATAGAAAAGATAAAAAACACCTTAAAAAAACGCTGGGGCGGAAACTGCGGTTATGCTGAAGTTTTAAGAGTCGGTCTTCCGCTCGTGGTAAGTATGGCGTCAGTAACCGTTATACTTTTTACCGATCGCCTCTTTTTAAGCCATTATTCTTTAGACGCGATAGCCGCCGCTTTACCTGCGGGGCTTGTACATTTAACCATAATGCTGACGCTTACGGGTTTATGTGCTTATTCCTCTGTGTTTATTGCACAATATACAGGGGCTGGGCAAAAAGAAAAAGTCGGGCTGGCTCTTTGGCAAGGAATTTGGATTGGTCTGATTTGTTCGACTCTATTTACCCTTTGTTATTTCATTGCTGATATAATATTTTCTTTTGGCGACCATAGCCAAAATATAAAAATGCTTGAAATAGCTTATTTTCGGATACTCTGTCTTGGGGCAACTCCCTTTTTGCTTAACGCTGTTTTAGGCGGTTTTTATGCGGGACGAGGGATAACAAAACCTGTTTTATGGGCAAATCTTTTAGCGGCTTTTATAAATATTCCACTTGATTATATATTAATTTTCGGAAAATTCGGATTTCCCGAACTGGGGGTTGAAGGGGCGGCTCTTGCCTCTGTTGCCGGAGCTTTAGCCGGAACTATCTTCTTTATATTTTTAATTTTTACCAAAGAAAATGAAGAACTCTTTAAAGTACTTAGCAATTATAAGTTTAATGCCGAATTAATAAAAAAAATCCTGCGTTATGGAACTCCTAGCGGTATAAATCTTTTTTTGGAACTTTTTTCCGTTACTTGGTTTGTTTTTATCGTGGGACAATTGGGAAAACTCGAATTAGCCGCAACAAACATCGCCTTTTCAATAAACTCTTTGGTCTTTGTGCCAATGCTTGGTTTAAATATGGCGGCCGCTACCTTGGTTGGACAAAGTATGGGGCGTAACAAACCTGATGAAGCGGAAAGGGCCACAGAAAATACTCTGCACTTAGCTTTTGCTTATATGTTGCCCGTTGCCATGTTTATGCTTTTAGCTCCGGAATTTTTGTTGGGTTTGTTTAAACCTAAGGATATGGATATGGTTCTTTTTAACAACTTGCTTGCAACAGGCAAAATTCTCTTGGCTTTTATTGCCGTATATTCTCTGGTTGATGCCTGTAATTTAGTGTATTTTGGAGCATTAAAAGGGGCTGGCGATACTATGTTTTTTATGATATTAATGAGTTGTTCCGCTACTCTTTTAATAATCGGGTTAGAGCTTGCAAAGCGTTTTGGATTTGCCGAACTTAATGTTTATTGGAGTATTTTTACTGTTTATGTATTTCTCTTAGCCTTTTTATCTCGCAAACGTTTTTTAAGTAAAAAATGGCAAAATATTCGATTAATCACCAGCGAAAAGAAATAATTTATATAGCATTAAAAATTAGAGTAATTACAAATGAATAAAGAAAAGCAAAACTGTGAGTTTAAGCCTGAACTTTTTGATATAGACTACCAAAAAACTTATTCCCATGATCAAGACTTTACTCGAGAAGAAATGGAACTAAGGCTTGGGCGTTTACGCTCTTTATTAAACCGTTATTTGCCGGAAGCGAGCGGAGTTCTCATCTTTTCTCGCATACATATTTATTATTTTACCGGAACTTTTGCCAACGGTTGTTTATGGATTCCGCTTGAAGGCGAACCGATTTTAACCAGTAGAAAAGGCATAGATAGAGCAAAACTTGAAAGCCCTTTAACAAAGTTTGGAACATATAAATCTTTTAAAGAATTACCGAATATTTTTAAAAACTTTGAAGTTCCGTTTGGAAACACTATTGCTGTTGAAAAAGCTTGGCTACCTTGGAACTTATCTGAAAGTTTAATAAGTGCCTTAAACGGTATAAAAATTTTGGCGGCCGACCGCATTATAGAACTTTGTCGCAGTGTTAAAACAGAATGGGAATTAAAAAAAATGCGTTTGAGTGGTGAACGCATGTACCAAGCTCAAGTTGTGGAAATGCCCAATATTATCAAAATAGGTATGAGCGAGCTTGAAATAGCACACAAAAGTTGGGAAATAGTCTTTCAACTTGGGCATGGTGGAACCATACGCATGAAAGCACCTGAGGAAAACATGATGCTTGGCATTGTTTCACGCGGTATGAATGCTAATTACCCAACCTTTTATAACGGTCCGATCGGGCACCAAGGTGAACACCCCGCCCTACCTTATATGGGAAGTAAAAACGCCAAAATACAAAAAGGTGATTTAATTAATGCTGATTTTGGCTTTTGTTACGAAGCTTATCTTACAGACCGAACTCAAGTATATTTTATGGGGAAAAAAAGTGAACTTCCCAAACCTGTTTTACAAGCCCAAGAACTTTGTCAAAAAATCGAAGATACTTGTTCAACTTTGTTAAAAGCCGGAGAATTACCAAGCATAATATATGAAAAAGCCCTTGAACTTGTAGAGAAAACGCCTTTTAAACAAGGTTTTATGGGATTATCATCAAGCCAAGTACCCTTTATAGGACACGGAATAGGTCTGCAAGTTGACGAATATCCTGCGATTGCCAAACGTTTTGACGAACCTTTGGAAAACGCAATGACCATTGCCCTTGAACCCAAAATCGGTCTTTCTGGTTATGGCATGGTCGGAGTTGAAGACACTTACGAAATTACGAAACAAGGGGCAATAAGCCTTACAGGAAAGCGTAAGCCCATGGACATTATTTGTCTTGAATAAACTTCGTTTAACGTATAAAAGAATATTTTTATTATAAAAAAAGAGGCTCTTGCGTTATGAAACTTACGAATATTACTTCGTTTTTGGGAATACTCTGTTTTTTGTTTTCTTTTACGCTTATTTTTCCTGTTTTTATTGCACTGCACTATTCCGAAGCTCAATATCTTGATTTTATTCATGCAATATTAATTACGGCATCAACAGGCTTTATTTTAGTTGCCTATAGCTATTTTGCCAGCAAATCAAAATCTTTTACTCAAATCAACTTAAATCATAGAGAAAGCATGTTTATAGTTGGTACAAGTTGGATATTAAGCACGATAATAGGGGCTATACCTTTTATTATTGGAGCTGATTTTACTGTTGCCAATGCGATTTTTGAATCTGCCTCAGGTTTTTCTACAACCGGAAGTTCTATTTTAACCGATATCGAAATACTCCCGAAATCAATTTTATTTTGGCGTGGCTTTCTAAATTGGTTCGGTGGTTTGGGCATTGTTGTTTTTTCCCTCTTGATTATGCCTTTTTTAGGCGTTGGCGGTGTACAACTTTTTCAGGCCGAAACAACGGGAATTGACGACGACAAACTTAAGCCAAGAGTAAAAGATACTGCTTTCACCCTTGTCAAGATATATCTTGGCTTAACAATAAGCCTTTTTGTCCTCTTACTATTTGGCGGCATGGATTGGTTTGACTCTATAACCCATACCTTTGCTACGGTTGCAACCGGCGGTTTTTCTACCAAAAACGCTTCTGTTGGAGCGTTCGACAGTGCATATATTCAATGGATTATTATTTTATTTATGATACTAGGTGGTATAAACTTTGGACTGTTATACAAAGGATTAGTTTTACGCAGATTTTCTGCATTCTTTAAAAACATTGAACTTAAAGTTTTTTTAAATACTATTCTAATAAGTACCACTTTGGTTATATTGATTATTTATGCAGCAAAGTCTTTTCAAAACCTTGACCTTATAAATACTTTTGAACCAACTTTAAGAACAGTTATGTTTAACCTTGTCTCCCTTTTAACAACCACCGGGTTTAGCACATATAATTATGAAACATGGCCTCAAGCCACTTTTACTATAGTACTATTTCTTACCTTTATTGGTGGTTGTGCCGGCTCTACCAGTGGAGGTTTAAAGTGTATCCGTTTATTTTTATTGACTCAATTTGCCAAAAAGGAAATTTTTACTACTGTTCACCCTCATGCTGTCAGACGTATTAAGATAGAAGGCGAAAGTGTTTCCGCCGATGTATTAAGCGGAGTCTTTGCATTTTTTATCTTGTATATAATGATTGCAAGTATAGGCACTTTTGTTTTAACCTTACAAGATATTGATATTTTAACGGCATTTTCAGCAGTTTTAACATGCATTGGAAACGTAGGACCGGGTCTTGGAACAGTTGGACCGGCAGAAAACTTTAACCACCTGCCTGATCTATCAAAATATTGTTTAAGTTTATGTATGTTACTGGGACGTTTGGAATTTTTTGCTTTATTAATGTTAATAACCCCTGAGTTTTGGCGAGAATAAAAATATAAACCATTTAACAACAGATCTTTAATCAGATTTAGGAGTTTTTATGATCGAACGTACTTTATGTTTAATTAAGCCTGATGCTACAAAACGTAACCTTATTGGTGCTATTCTAAGCATGATAGAAGGCAAAGGACTTACAATAAAAGCATTGAAAAAACTTAAATTAACTAAAGAACAAGCCGCCACTTTTTATATAGTACATAAAGAAAGACCTTTTTATAATGATTTAATAAACTATATGACCTCCGGTCCTATCGTTGCCGCAATACTCGAAGGCGAAAACGCAGTTAAAGCATATCGTGAATTAATGGGAGCAACCAATCCTGAAAATGCAGAACAAGGTACAATCAGAAAAACTTATGCCTTAAACTTAGAGGCAAATTCCGTGCATGGTTCAGATTCTCCTGAAAATGCCGCTATTGAAACAGCTTTTATGTTTTCTGGTTTAGAAAACTGCTAATAGCTTTAACTTACAACCCTTTTAAAACACATGTTTATTAAATAAGCATGTGTTTTTTTTATAAAGGTTCAATCAAATAAACAGACTCCGGCTCGATACGTATTAATTTATCTTTGGAAATATCTTTAATACGAGTACAAATATTATCTAACGGAATACTATGTATAGCATTTTTTTCTTTGCTTGCATCTAATAAACGCAGCTCATTTCCAACCATATAATAGCCGGTTGTCCAATGGGAAACAAGCGCCTTATCGGAAAAAGGTAAATGACGATGAAAGCGTAAAATTACCGAACGACACATTCCGCTCGCCAACCATTCTTCAATCTTCTGTGCTAACATTTGTGAACGATCTTTTTTGATTAAACAAGCTTCGGGTAAAAATAAAGGTAAATGGGTAATCAGTTTTTCAGTTTGTATATCTTTTGTCTCAGAAAGGAATTTTTGAGTTTTATTTTTTTTATGAAAAGCCCATTTTTCAATGCCTTTAACAGTAAAAGGCTGTTCAACTCTTATCGGATATCTGTCTGAAGATTGATATAAAAGCCATAAAGGCAACCAGTGAAAATCTGTGTGATTATTTAAAGTGGCTTGCCAATATGTTTCTTCTTTTGAAATATCTTTGAGTGTTTCTTTAAACAAGAATAAAGCGTCTTGATTATTAATTTCATAGCTGATTTTTAAAGCGTTTAAAACAGCATAAATTGCACAAAAAAAATCAAGTTGCCCTTGATAAAAAGGACGTAAGGGAGCAGAAAAAGAATATTCGGACATAATATCTCAAGTTGGTATAAAAAATTTTGAGCGAAAAACAATATAATTTTACCCCAAATAAATAAGTTGGCAACAAAAAAAGCGGGCTTATAAAAAACCCGCTTTTCTGTAAACAATATTTAATAGCTATTATCTTTCTTGTCTTTCGTTTGCTCTTTTATCAGCATCTACCATATAAAGAGCAGGATTAATGCCAAACTCTTTAAGCAGTTCGCCACCAAGAGCCAATAAACGATATTGAGCGACTATTTCGTTTTGTGTGGCGGTAACTAACTGAATAGAAGAACTATATAATTCGTTTTCAGCGTCAAGCACGTCAAGCAAAGAACGTTCACCCAGGTTAAATTGCTCAAGATACATATCTCTGGTTTGAGTATTAAACTCAACAGCATTTGAAAAATAACGAGCTTGTTCGCGAGCAGAAATTAATTGGCTCCAAGTGCTTTCTGTGGTTTCTGCTAAGCTTTCATAGGTATCAACCAAGGTTTCACGAGACTGGCGCAAACGAGCACGGTTACCTTTAAAGTTATACCAATCATAAAAACCGTCAAACAAGTTCCAACTAGCTCTTAGCATAACGCTATTGCCCCAAGCGTAAGTTTCGCTACTATCTACACGCCAACGATAATAAGGACCGCCGTCAATATAGATTTGAGGATGAAAGTTTGCTTTACCGATTTCTATTTGTGCATCAGCAACTTTAATATCTGCCATTCCGGCTTTAACTTTAGGGTTGTTGGTGCGAGCCGACGCTAAAGCAGCATCTAAACTTGGGTAAGCACCGGCAGGCATTGAAGCCGGCAATAAATCAGTAGGCTCTTTACCTGTTAAACGCTTATAGTTGGCAACAGCTATTTCAAGGGTAGAATAGTTTTCAGCCAAAGAAGCTTGGGCTCTGGCTAAACGACCTTCTGTTTGAGTAACGTCGGCAAGGCTTGATGCACCTAAGCGTTGGCGTTGCTTTTGAGACTCAAGAATATCTTTATGGTTTTGAATATTGCGTTCTGACAAGGCAACAATACGGCGTTGACGTGCAACTTCTATATGAGCCCTGATTGCATCAAGAGAAAGCCCCTCAGTATTATCCAACAAACGGCTTTCAACTGATTCAAGAGTAGCTTGCCCTTGCTCTACTCTGTTCCAAGTAGACATACCGTCCCAAAGAGTTTGTTGGAACGTTAAAGAGGCTTCTGTTCTATCATAATAGGTATTGGTTTTTTGTCCTGTAACGCTACGAGTAGTCGAATCATTAACTTGCTCTGCACCGTATCCGGCTCTGGCATCTATTCTTGGCAACCAACCGCTACGAGCACGGCTGACATCATGAATTGCGGCTTGGCGATTTTCCTGCAAAGCTTTGATTTGTGGGTGATGACCAATAGTCGCCAATATAGAAGATTTTACTTCAATAGCTCCTGTGCTTTCAGGAGTAGAAGAGGAAGCATTATTAGAAGGCTGTGCATAAGCAGAAAGTGGCAAATATACATTTCCTAACGCCACACAACCAAATAGTGTTAAAACGGCTAACACTTGCGTTTTTAAAGTCATACTTTTCACAGTAAGCTCTCCTTAATTTTCGAGATACAATTCCATTATATACTAAAACAAATATAAACACAATGTTTTTTTTATTTTCATTATGTAATGAATAATAAAAATAATGTCAATCAATAAGGGAAAAGTAAGATTGATATTTTTTACATTCAAAGAGCATTATAAAAATAGCTCTAACTTACTTATCGTATAAATCTAAAAAAACTTAAGAGAATATCTAAAAAAATAAAAATGCACAATTTAAGCACCTTATGTTTTTTAAATACGTTACTTTGGGAAATTTAATTTTGTTTTTGTCTTTATGGCGGTTATAAGGATATATTAGGACAAACAATAAAAAATTACCAGAAAAAACATTTTATATACGTGTAAACAAATATC from Desulfovibrio litoralis DSM 11393 encodes:
- the ndk gene encoding nucleoside-diphosphate kinase yields the protein MIERTLCLIKPDATKRNLIGAILSMIEGKGLTIKALKKLKLTKEQAATFYIVHKERPFYNDLINYMTSGPIVAAILEGENAVKAYRELMGATNPENAEQGTIRKTYALNLEANSVHGSDSPENAAIETAFMFSGLENC
- a CDS encoding TrkH family potassium uptake protein, which encodes MKLTNITSFLGILCFLFSFTLIFPVFIALHYSEAQYLDFIHAILITASTGFILVAYSYFASKSKSFTQINLNHRESMFIVGTSWILSTIIGAIPFIIGADFTVANAIFESASGFSTTGSSILTDIEILPKSILFWRGFLNWFGGLGIVVFSLLIMPFLGVGGVQLFQAETTGIDDDKLKPRVKDTAFTLVKIYLGLTISLFVLLLFGGMDWFDSITHTFATVATGGFSTKNASVGAFDSAYIQWIIILFMILGGINFGLLYKGLVLRRFSAFFKNIELKVFLNTILISTTLVILIIYAAKSFQNLDLINTFEPTLRTVMFNLVSLLTTTGFSTYNYETWPQATFTIVLFLTFIGGCAGSTSGGLKCIRLFLLTQFAKKEIFTTVHPHAVRRIKIEGESVSADVLSGVFAFFILYIMIASIGTFVLTLQDIDILTAFSAVLTCIGNVGPGLGTVGPAENFNHLPDLSKYCLSLCMLLGRLEFFALLMLITPEFWRE
- a CDS encoding flagellar hook protein FlgE, whose product is MSLTASMWTSVSGLINHGEKMNVIGNNIANINTVGFKGQRMDFMDFVYQETGSASGFSQIGRGVSIGAIYGDFGQGALETSTEVTDLAISGKGYFSVVPKGTENAYYTRAGNFRFDKDGYLTDPHGYVLQGWEVPRDQAIAGSNSSSALRGAGAVKDIRLDDFSVSPRHTNNITFNVQLNNDGKSNSVSMGELPAPVTDPGAVLTSNAANNAFDKITFNGKVYNLIEPVDNHATSGSFIYNGNILNVSFAATAFPGAGNTATAPQAMTASFPPVTRNISATFVGTNIGTAAGAYTKVTIDGKEHDLVDANGVTLPSPGINSSNPGPFFILKDNTLVKISLPPLTNIDPTDPSISSTVSAVSSIETPNSTPFFALFNKWDANKTPTLAGTAYEYSTNLKIYDEGGAAHVVTVYFDRVMNQEVNGGDPSAILWEYIVTMDPADDKRSFNGGVAGAPFDSVSGNKNAGLLMTGTMSFDSKGQLKDSTAFAPDGGMTVAGMTDLENWKPAVLSDTGLPLFAANFSGREGQSFVNPTDAPSLEFATAINFGIRNTSGTWNLPNGVTSAAHIGIDATKLPSMDNSLSPLERSSAPSTSYGSPSATILQKQDGYSYGFLSNVSVSAEGVISGRYSNGVIKELYQITLFDFVSQHELRREGGNLFTQTRESGESNPGIANNNGMGAVKSNSLEQSNVDLSREFTQMITTQRGFQANSKGITTVDTMLETVIGMKR
- a CDS encoding M24 family metallopeptidase produces the protein MNKEKQNCEFKPELFDIDYQKTYSHDQDFTREEMELRLGRLRSLLNRYLPEASGVLIFSRIHIYYFTGTFANGCLWIPLEGEPILTSRKGIDRAKLESPLTKFGTYKSFKELPNIFKNFEVPFGNTIAVEKAWLPWNLSESLISALNGIKILAADRIIELCRSVKTEWELKKMRLSGERMYQAQVVEMPNIIKIGMSELEIAHKSWEIVFQLGHGGTIRMKAPEENMMLGIVSRGMNANYPTFYNGPIGHQGEHPALPYMGSKNAKIQKGDLINADFGFCYEAYLTDRTQVYFMGKKSELPKPVLQAQELCQKIEDTCSTLLKAGELPSIIYEKALELVEKTPFKQGFMGLSSSQVPFIGHGIGLQVDEYPAIAKRFDEPLENAMTIALEPKIGLSGYGMVGVEDTYEITKQGAISLTGKRKPMDIICLE
- a CDS encoding MATE family efflux transporter — translated: MIEKIKNTLKKRWGGNCGYAEVLRVGLPLVVSMASVTVILFTDRLFLSHYSLDAIAAALPAGLVHLTIMLTLTGLCAYSSVFIAQYTGAGQKEKVGLALWQGIWIGLICSTLFTLCYFIADIIFSFGDHSQNIKMLEIAYFRILCLGATPFLLNAVLGGFYAGRGITKPVLWANLLAAFINIPLDYILIFGKFGFPELGVEGAALASVAGALAGTIFFIFLIFTKENEELFKVLSNYKFNAELIKKILRYGTPSGINLFLELFSVTWFVFIVGQLGKLELAATNIAFSINSLVFVPMLGLNMAAATLVGQSMGRNKPDEAERATENTLHLAFAYMLPVAMFMLLAPEFLLGLFKPKDMDMVLFNNLLATGKILLAFIAVYSLVDACNLVYFGALKGAGDTMFFMILMSCSATLLIIGLELAKRFGFAELNVYWSIFTVYVFLLAFLSRKRFLSKKWQNIRLITSEKK
- a CDS encoding TolC family outer membrane protein; amino-acid sequence: MTLKTQVLAVLTLFGCVALGNVYLPLSAYAQPSNNASSSTPESTGAIEVKSSILATIGHHPQIKALQENRQAAIHDVSRARSGWLPRIDARAGYGAEQVNDSTTRSVTGQKTNTYYDRTEASLTFQQTLWDGMSTWNRVEQGQATLESVESRLLDNTEGLSLDAIRAHIEVARQRRIVALSERNIQNHKDILESQKQRQRLGASSLADVTQTEGRLARAQASLAENYSTLEIAVANYKRLTGKEPTDLLPASMPAGAYPSLDAALASARTNNPKVKAGMADIKVADAQIEIGKANFHPQIYIDGGPYYRWRVDSSETYAWGNSVMLRASWNLFDGFYDWYNFKGNRARLRQSRETLVDTYESLAETTESTWSQLISAREQARYFSNAVEFNTQTRDMYLEQFNLGERSLLDVLDAENELYSSSIQLVTATQNEIVAQYRLLALGGELLKEFGINPALYMVDADKRANERQER